The Mesorhizobium sp. B1-1-8 genome contains a region encoding:
- the maiA gene encoding maleylacetoacetate isomerase has translation MSNLVLHNYYRSSTSYRVRIALEMKGLTYTYVPHHLRHGEHLEATYLAVNPQGLVPALVLDDGTLLTQSLAIVEYLDEIAPEPPLLPKDALGRARVRMLAQMIACDIHPVNNLRVLTSLRTVFGAGDQDVVNWFRHWVNEGFQPLEKILATSPPTGAFCHGDAPGLADICLAAQVTNNARFGVDMTPYPVISRIHAACMALPAFQRASPEKQIDAE, from the coding sequence ATGAGCAACCTCGTCCTCCACAACTACTACCGCTCCTCCACCTCCTACCGGGTGCGGATCGCGCTGGAGATGAAGGGGCTGACCTATACCTATGTGCCGCATCACCTGCGTCACGGCGAGCATCTGGAAGCCACCTATCTCGCGGTCAATCCGCAAGGGCTGGTGCCGGCGCTGGTGCTCGACGACGGCACGCTTTTGACGCAGTCGCTGGCGATCGTCGAATATCTCGACGAGATCGCGCCCGAACCGCCGCTGCTGCCGAAGGATGCGCTGGGACGCGCGCGCGTCAGGATGCTGGCGCAGATGATCGCCTGCGATATCCATCCGGTGAACAATCTGCGTGTGCTGACGTCGCTGCGCACCGTGTTCGGCGCAGGCGACCAGGACGTCGTCAACTGGTTCCGGCACTGGGTGAACGAAGGTTTCCAGCCGCTTGAAAAGATTCTGGCCACATCACCGCCGACGGGCGCATTCTGCCATGGCGATGCGCCGGGCTTGGCCGACATCTGCCTTGCCGCCCAAGTCACCAACAACGCGCGCTTTGGCGTCGACATGACGCCCTATCCGGTGATCTCGCGCATCCACGCAGCCTGCATGGCGCTGC
- a CDS encoding fumarylacetoacetate hydrolase family protein: MTDFVLPPPAIASVAIAGSAERFAVRRIFCVGRNYAAHARELGNDERDPPFFFTKPADAVVDSGAEIPYPPLTTNLHHEIELVVAIGKAGFRIRRDRALDHVWGYGVGIDLTRRDLQDQAKKAARPWDWSKAFDRSAPCGPLVAAQKSGHPEKGRIWLAVDGEVKQDGDLAELIWPVADIVSTCSEAVELEPGDLIFTGTPAGVGAVRPGQTMTGGVDGIGTIEIAIGQPRA, translated from the coding sequence ATGACAGACTTCGTCCTTCCGCCGCCGGCGATCGCCTCGGTTGCCATTGCCGGCTCGGCGGAGCGGTTTGCCGTGCGCCGCATCTTCTGCGTCGGCCGCAACTATGCGGCGCATGCGCGCGAGCTCGGCAATGACGAGCGCGACCCGCCCTTCTTCTTCACCAAGCCGGCCGACGCCGTGGTCGACAGCGGCGCCGAGATCCCCTACCCGCCGCTGACAACCAACCTGCATCACGAGATCGAGCTGGTCGTCGCCATCGGCAAGGCGGGCTTTCGCATCCGACGCGACCGGGCGCTCGATCATGTCTGGGGCTATGGCGTCGGCATTGATCTCACCCGCCGCGACCTGCAGGACCAGGCCAAGAAAGCGGCCAGGCCGTGGGACTGGTCGAAGGCCTTCGACCGCTCCGCGCCTTGCGGGCCGCTCGTTGCGGCGCAGAAGTCGGGCCATCCCGAAAAGGGCCGCATCTGGCTCGCCGTCGACGGCGAGGTGAAACAGGATGGCGATCTCGCCGAACTGATCTGGCCGGTCGCCGACATCGTCTCGACCTGCAGCGAGGCAGTGGAACTCGAACCGGGCGACCTGATCTTCACCGGCACGCCGGCCGGCGTCGGCGCGGTCAGGCCGGGGCAGACAATGACCGGCGGCGTCGACGGCATCGGCACCATCGAGATCGCCATCGGCCAGCCGAGAGCGTGA
- a CDS encoding response regulator: protein MTAVNDRARFLIIDDHPLFREALHSAVQMAYPDVDTVEARSIAEALDLLSEAKPFDLALLDLSMPDVHGFEGLLQLRTRYPRLPVVVVSGYEEPKIISEALSYGAAGFIPKSARKTDLANAIRSVMDGAIYVPETYEGQPPDADSADRADMVQRLAKLTPQQLRVLQMLRQGMLNKQIAYELQVGETTVKAHVSEILRKLNVYSRTQAVIEVSKLDNAELFRDQAGF from the coding sequence ATGACCGCCGTCAACGATCGCGCCCGCTTCCTGATCATCGACGACCACCCGCTGTTTCGCGAGGCGCTGCACAGCGCCGTGCAGATGGCCTATCCGGATGTCGACACGGTCGAGGCGCGCTCGATCGCCGAGGCGCTCGACCTTCTTTCCGAGGCCAAGCCGTTCGACCTAGCGCTGCTCGACTTGAGCATGCCCGACGTGCACGGTTTCGAAGGTCTATTGCAGCTCAGAACCCGCTATCCGCGCCTGCCGGTGGTGGTCGTGTCCGGCTATGAGGAGCCGAAGATCATTTCCGAGGCGCTGTCCTACGGCGCCGCCGGCTTCATCCCGAAATCGGCGCGCAAGACCGACCTGGCCAACGCCATACGCTCGGTGATGGACGGCGCCATCTACGTGCCGGAAACCTATGAGGGCCAGCCGCCGGACGCCGACAGTGCCGACCGCGCCGACATGGTGCAGCGCCTGGCCAAGCTGACGCCGCAGCAACTACGCGTGCTGCAGATGCTGCGCCAGGGGATGCTGAACAAGCAGATCGCCTATGAGCTGCAGGTGGGCGAGACCACCGTCAAGGCACATGTCTCGGAGATCCTGCGCAAACTCAACGTCTACAGCCGCACGCAGGCGGTGATCGAGGTGTCGAAGCTGGACAATGCGGAGTTGTTCAGGGATCAGGCGGGGTTTTGA
- a CDS encoding hybrid sensor histidine kinase/response regulator, whose translation MPLRDINDLEKLKKINAALVSRVERSMDQQGNAFSLFQTAISLENRVRTRTEELNATLRRLERSNIDLSAAKETAELANLSKTRFLAAASHDVLQPLNAAHLSVSALAEVQTSEEGKKLVRQVERSLETMEDLLRTLLDISKLDAGVVQAEIGDVSLEALFSSLRSDFLPEAEMKGLSLKFRPVNVVVRSDRTLLRRILQNILSNALRYTRSGGVLVGTRHRGDTIRIDVADTGCGIPDEQREAVFEEFHRGISTLADAGLAGGLGLGLAIVRRMAAALGHPVTFSSRVGRGTIFHIDVPVGMGAAADLAAGGADMERPRGYGLFGTKVLLVENDADVLGAMTSLLERWQCQVRAATSTDDALDLLGDTAWVPDIVIADQHLDGGDLGTATIAEVRDYLARPVPALIVTADGSDAVAKAARAAGIELMRKPLKPAQLRALLAHLLA comes from the coding sequence ATGCCGCTGCGCGACATCAACGACCTGGAAAAGCTGAAGAAGATCAACGCGGCGCTGGTCAGCCGCGTCGAGCGCTCGATGGATCAGCAAGGCAATGCCTTCTCGTTGTTCCAGACCGCGATCTCGCTGGAAAACCGGGTGCGCACCCGCACCGAGGAACTGAATGCCACCTTGCGCCGGCTCGAGCGGTCAAACATAGACCTCAGCGCCGCCAAGGAGACGGCCGAGCTGGCGAACCTGTCGAAGACAAGGTTCCTTGCCGCCGCCAGTCATGACGTGCTGCAACCGCTGAACGCGGCGCATCTGTCGGTCTCGGCCTTGGCCGAGGTGCAGACCAGCGAGGAAGGCAAAAAACTGGTCCGCCAGGTCGAGCGCTCGCTGGAGACGATGGAAGACCTGCTGCGCACCTTGCTCGATATCTCCAAGCTCGACGCCGGCGTGGTGCAGGCCGAGATCGGCGACGTCAGCCTGGAGGCGCTGTTTTCCTCGCTGCGCTCGGATTTCCTGCCGGAGGCTGAGATGAAGGGGTTGAGCCTGAAATTCCGGCCAGTCAACGTCGTCGTGCGCTCCGACCGCACGCTGCTGCGCCGCATCCTGCAAAACATCCTCTCCAACGCGTTGCGCTATACCCGCTCCGGCGGCGTGCTGGTCGGCACCAGGCATCGCGGCGACACCATCCGCATCGACGTCGCCGACACCGGCTGCGGCATCCCCGACGAGCAGCGCGAGGCGGTGTTCGAGGAATTCCATCGCGGCATCTCGACGCTTGCCGATGCCGGGCTTGCCGGCGGCCTCGGCCTCGGCCTCGCCATCGTGCGCCGCATGGCGGCCGCGCTCGGCCATCCGGTGACATTCTCATCCAGGGTCGGGCGCGGCACGATTTTTCACATCGACGTGCCGGTCGGCATGGGCGCGGCGGCTGATCTGGCAGCAGGCGGCGCCGATATGGAACGGCCGCGCGGCTACGGCCTGTTCGGCACCAAGGTTCTGCTGGTCGAGAACGACGCCGACGTGCTCGGCGCCATGACTTCGCTGCTCGAGCGCTGGCAATGCCAGGTGCGCGCCGCGACCTCGACAGACGATGCGCTCGACCTGCTCGGCGACACCGCCTGGGTGCCGGACATCGTCATCGCCGATCAGCATCTCGACGGCGGCGATCTCGGCACCGCGACAATAGCCGAGGTGCGCGATTATCTTGCCCGCCCGGTGCCGGCGCTGATCGTCACCGCCGACGGCTCGGACGCCGTCGCCAAGGCCGCGCGGGCCGCCGGCATCGAGCTGATGCGCAAGCCGCTGAAGCCCGCGCAATTGCGCGCGCTGCTGGCGCATCTTCTGGCTTAG
- a CDS encoding FIST signal transduction protein yields the protein MSGEDNNDFDARVPDTHKNSVEGNAGEKQLASSSTRYACGLSALTTDERDAGAFARAIAAEAAKIDAGFALLFFSQSLVDAAALSQALETHAPALAYAGCSTAGEITPQGLEEGHVLALLLPSASFSTASTMVENLSSSGMDRITGEVAGLRRLLRGRAGYEGTKGTFALCFIDGLSYAEEAVTSAIHWGLDDIPLIGGSAGDDLKFETTCLISNGKVASDSAVIVLIATEIPFHVFKTDNFTPTDEKLVVTASDPDHRIVREFNATNAAEEYAASVGIVPQTLTPLSFASHPVVVKVGGEYYCRSIQRMHPDGSLSFFCAIDDGVVLSIAQPKNMVESTRAALEDVSDRLGGIDMILGFDCVLRRLDARNRQVFRDISELYRVNNVIGFGTYGEQYRSMHLNQTFTGIAFGERQAAE from the coding sequence ATGAGTGGCGAAGACAACAATGATTTCGACGCCCGCGTGCCCGACACGCACAAAAACAGCGTCGAAGGAAATGCGGGAGAGAAGCAACTGGCCAGTTCGAGCACGCGCTACGCATGCGGCCTCTCGGCGCTTACCACTGACGAGCGCGACGCCGGCGCCTTTGCCCGGGCAATCGCGGCCGAGGCGGCAAAGATCGACGCCGGCTTCGCGCTGCTGTTCTTCTCCCAGAGTCTGGTCGACGCGGCAGCGCTTTCGCAGGCGCTGGAGACCCATGCGCCTGCGCTTGCCTATGCCGGCTGCTCGACCGCCGGCGAGATCACCCCGCAAGGCCTGGAGGAAGGCCATGTCCTTGCCCTGCTCCTGCCGTCGGCGTCGTTCTCGACCGCCAGCACCATGGTCGAAAACCTGTCCTCGTCCGGCATGGACAGGATCACCGGCGAGGTCGCCGGCCTGAGGCGCCTGCTGCGCGGCCGCGCCGGCTATGAAGGGACAAAGGGCACGTTCGCGCTCTGCTTCATCGATGGCTTGTCCTACGCCGAGGAAGCGGTGACCTCGGCCATCCACTGGGGGCTGGACGACATCCCGCTGATCGGCGGCTCGGCCGGCGACGACCTGAAGTTCGAAACGACATGCCTGATCTCGAACGGCAAGGTCGCTTCCGACAGCGCCGTCATCGTGCTGATCGCCACCGAGATCCCTTTCCACGTCTTCAAGACCGATAATTTCACTCCGACCGACGAGAAGCTGGTGGTGACGGCTTCCGATCCCGACCATCGCATCGTGCGCGAGTTCAACGCCACCAATGCCGCCGAGGAATATGCGGCCTCCGTCGGCATCGTGCCGCAGACGTTGACGCCGCTGAGCTTTGCTTCCCATCCGGTGGTGGTGAAGGTGGGCGGCGAATATTACTGCCGCTCGATCCAGCGCATGCATCCCGACGGCTCGCTGTCGTTCTTCTGCGCCATCGACGACGGCGTCGTGCTCTCCATCGCCCAGCCGAAGAACATGGTGGAATCCACGCGCGCCGCGCTCGAAGACGTCAGCGACAGGTTGGGCGGCATCGACATGATCCTCGGCTTCGACTGCGTGCTGCGCCGGCTCGATGCCCGCAACCGCCAGGTTTTTCGCGACATTTCCGAGCTCTACCGGGTCAACAACGTCATCGGCTTCGGCACCTATGGCGAGCAGTACCGCTCGATGCATCTCAACCAGACTTTCACCGGCATCGCGTTCGGCGAACGCCAGGCGGCCGAATAG
- a CDS encoding (2Fe-2S)-binding protein, giving the protein MSEIALTVNGKRVSGAAEDRTLLVHFLRENLGLTGTHVGCDTSQCGACVVHVDGRAVKSCTMLAVQASGSTIVTIEGLANGADLHPVQAAFKQHHGLQCGFCTPGMIMAATDMIAHHPEGLDEATVRAELDGNICRCTGYHNIVKAILAASQAMATGAKGKAKQAA; this is encoded by the coding sequence ATGTCGGAAATAGCGTTGACTGTGAACGGGAAGCGGGTCAGCGGGGCGGCCGAGGACCGAACTCTGCTTGTGCATTTCCTGAGAGAGAACCTTGGCCTCACCGGCACGCATGTCGGCTGCGATACCTCGCAATGCGGCGCCTGCGTCGTGCATGTCGACGGCAGAGCCGTGAAATCCTGCACGATGCTCGCCGTCCAGGCTTCGGGGTCGACCATCGTGACCATAGAGGGGCTGGCAAACGGCGCCGATCTGCACCCGGTGCAGGCGGCGTTCAAGCAGCATCACGGACTGCAATGCGGCTTCTGCACGCCGGGCATGATCATGGCGGCGACCGACATGATCGCGCACCATCCGGAAGGCCTCGACGAGGCCACCGTGCGCGCCGAGCTCGACGGCAACATCTGCCGCTGCACCGGCTACCATAACATCGTCAAGGCGATCCTCGCTGCATCGCAAGCGATGGCGACGGGGGCGAAGGGTAAGGCGAAGCAGGCTGCTTAG